The DNA region CGCGATCGCGCAAAAGTTGTTCCCATTCCCCATTTGCCAGTCCCAAACGGCGCAAACTCCCCAATTTAGTGAGGGTATCGTACCACAAGCCATGTTTGGCGTAGACGATTGCTTGTTCTCGTTCCGCGATCGCGCCCGCTAAATCTTTTTTCAACTCATCGCTAGGTTCGACGCGCTGAATGGCATTACTGACCCAAATCACAGGGGTGGGTTGCTCTCCAGATTCGGGAGCTTGACAATAGACGCTGACAGACCAATCGTATTCTTTCCCCACTTCAAGGGGTTCGATGGTTCGAGGAAGGCGAAAACTAACAATGCCAGGGAGATCGAGCGTTTGGGCAAATTGCGTGACGTAAATGCTATTTCCGCGCTCGTCGAACAATTCAAACTCAATGGAGTGGTAGTCGCCAGTGGGATAGGGAATATAAGCCCAGAATGTGGGATAGCCGTCTAGCGTTAACCCTGCACTGACACTGGGAACGATCGCGGTGAGTTGTTTGGCATCGACGGAGGTGCTGCATCCCCCGCGACTGCGCTTCCCACGACGATTGCGCGATCGTCCTCGGCGAGTGAGTGCTGACGGTGCGGAAAACTCGATGTCATCTTCGCTGTTGCTAGAATTCGTTTGTGCGGCGAGGGGAAGATGGAGGTTTCCTGCTAGCGCGCAGGCAAGCGCAAACATTCCCAATTTTCCCCACCGCAAACGATAGATTGAATTCACGATTTTGCTCCCTGGTTAATGCTGTTGGTTCCACACGTATTTCTGACAGGTTTTTCTGGCTTTTTGTGTCGTCTCTTCCCAACTTTTCCAATTCGGCAATCGATCTAAACGACCTGGGCGCTCCACAATGGGGTTGTGGCACGCTTTTTTGAGCCAGGTTCGCCAATCTCCCCCCTGCCACAAGCGAATCGTTCTATCGTGGCTGCTGCTGGCAAT from Lusitaniella coriacea LEGE 07157 includes:
- a CDS encoding DUF928 domain-containing protein → MNSIYRLRWGKLGMFALACALAGNLHLPLAAQTNSSNSEDDIEFSAPSALTRRGRSRNRRGKRSRGGCSTSVDAKQLTAIVPSVSAGLTLDGYPTFWAYIPYPTGDYHSIEFELFDERGNSIYVTQFAQTLDLPGIVSFRLPRTIEPLEVGKEYDWSVSVYCQAPESGEQPTPVIWVSNAIQRVEPSDELKKDLAGAIAEREQAIVYAKHGLWYDTLTKLGSLRRLGLANGEWEQLLRDREVNLSDLIPQPIIDCCRPTGDEVE